One Ruficoccus amylovorans genomic window carries:
- a CDS encoding thiazole synthase, with protein MTKESLSCQPLEIAGRSFNSRLLVGTGKFSSNTAMRDALRACGSELVTVALKRANLEAKADPFADILDFLEPDRYLLLPNTAGAMDADEALRLARLSLAAGLPQWIKLEIHPDPNYLLPDPVETYKAAKVLVDEGWTVLPYINADPVLAARLQDIGCAAVMPLGSPIGSNRGLETRAQIEIIIEQARVPVVVDAGLGAPSHAAAALEMGADAVLVNTAIAVASDPCRMGRAFADAVEAGRAAYEMGLGPQSGKAVPTSPLTAFLG; from the coding sequence ATGACAAAAGAATCCTTATCCTGCCAACCGCTTGAGATCGCGGGCCGGAGCTTTAACTCCCGCCTGCTGGTCGGCACCGGCAAATTCTCCTCCAACACGGCCATGCGCGACGCGCTGCGGGCCTGCGGGTCCGAACTGGTCACCGTCGCCCTCAAGCGAGCCAACCTTGAAGCCAAGGCCGATCCCTTCGCGGACATCCTCGATTTTCTGGAGCCCGACCGCTACCTGCTCCTGCCCAACACGGCCGGGGCAATGGACGCCGACGAGGCCCTGCGCCTGGCGCGGCTGTCGCTGGCGGCGGGCCTGCCGCAGTGGATCAAGCTGGAGATCCACCCCGACCCAAACTACCTGCTGCCTGACCCGGTCGAGACCTACAAGGCGGCCAAGGTGCTGGTGGACGAGGGCTGGACCGTGTTGCCTTACATCAACGCCGACCCCGTGCTGGCCGCCCGCCTGCAGGACATCGGCTGTGCGGCGGTCATGCCGCTGGGCTCGCCCATTGGCTCGAACCGGGGGCTGGAAACCCGTGCGCAGATCGAGATCATCATTGAGCAGGCCCGCGTGCCCGTCGTGGTGGACGCCGGACTGGGCGCACCTTCCCACGCCGCCGCCGCTCTCGAAATGGGGGCCGACGCCGTACTGGTCAACACCGCCATTGCGGTGGCTTCGGACCCGTGCCGCATGGGACGGGCCTTTGCCGACGCCGTCGAGGCCGGTCGGGCCGCCTATGAGATGGGTCTCGGACCACAGTCGGGCAAGGCTGTCCCCACCAGCCCGCTGACGGCCTTCCTCGGCTAG
- a CDS encoding SGNH/GDSL hydrolase family protein translates to MQIEGIAGSESDERPMYKYNLTFIAVMLSMFSISSALDVRSSLCDNGQSLPVWEQGSLIQNETVLFREDTSGGYYANLLFEPDEIISVRAVNGTVEYDVGMFTINGRSISIKGKILHLDESEVYPTDSASGTQPHIEVGRLIKYGERDTFHSKQVNVTYTTSSDWDGPLPSSQCKYLQRFNQRLAESSTVKIVLLGDSISHGANASATTPVFPNQPPYIELVANRLGSQCKSSIEVANLSVGGKNIFWAESQVGSVVKENPDLVIIAFGMNDASSDMSVRDFVITLSRIIDAIKTSDSDAEFLVVSGITPNPDWSMSKMDRRQPFHQAMRVYCDENDVAFCDVYSVWNYLVDRKGYLSLSGNGVNHPNDYGHRLYADIILKAITK, encoded by the coding sequence ATGCAGATCGAAGGTATCGCTGGAAGTGAATCTGATGAACGACCTATGTATAAATATAATTTAACATTTATTGCTGTTATGCTAAGTATGTTTTCTATAAGCTCTGCTTTGGACGTTAGATCAAGTCTTTGCGATAATGGTCAATCGCTGCCAGTGTGGGAGCAAGGCTCCTTAATCCAAAACGAAACCGTCCTGTTTCGAGAAGATACCAGCGGGGGATATTATGCAAATTTGCTATTTGAACCTGATGAAATTATCTCTGTTCGTGCAGTAAATGGCACAGTTGAGTATGACGTCGGTATGTTTACAATTAATGGTCGTTCAATTTCGATTAAAGGCAAAATTCTGCACCTCGACGAGTCTGAGGTTTACCCCACTGATTCTGCAAGTGGTACTCAGCCTCATATTGAAGTAGGTCGACTTATAAAATACGGAGAGAGGGATACGTTTCATTCAAAGCAAGTAAATGTGACGTATACCACTTCGAGCGATTGGGATGGTCCGTTGCCGAGTTCACAGTGTAAATATCTCCAGCGGTTTAATCAACGATTGGCGGAGTCTTCGACTGTCAAAATTGTCCTACTAGGTGACAGTATATCCCATGGTGCGAATGCTTCGGCAACGACTCCCGTTTTCCCGAACCAGCCTCCGTATATAGAACTTGTTGCCAATCGTTTGGGTTCGCAATGCAAGTCAAGTATTGAAGTGGCGAACTTGTCGGTAGGCGGAAAAAATATTTTTTGGGCTGAATCCCAAGTCGGTTCTGTTGTGAAAGAGAACCCAGATTTAGTTATCATTGCATTCGGAATGAACGATGCCTCAAGCGATATGTCTGTACGCGACTTTGTGATTACATTATCGAGGATTATTGATGCTATCAAAACATCGGACTCCGATGCTGAGTTTTTGGTCGTATCAGGTATCACTCCTAACCCTGATTGGTCTATGAGTAAAATGGATAGGCGCCAGCCATTTCACCAAGCAATGAGGGTCTACTGCGATGAGAATGATGTCGCGTTCTGTGACGTTTATTCTGTGTGGAATTACCTCGTTGATCGGAAAGGTTACCTTTCTCTTTCAGGTAATGGTGTAAATCATCCAAATGATTATGGTCATCGTCTTTACGCGGATATTATCCTGAAGGCGATAACCAAATGA
- a CDS encoding IS3 family transposase, whose product MVSPGHKREAVREVAESGTCSLRAACRYLRLHWSSFCYRAKTATDKMVRLVRAIIAVSRTNPRYGYRRVRALLANEGWQVSRKLVQKVRRAEGLGVKPPRPRQRRQGKSTGKIPTAATHPRHVWSWDFVADRTDNGAPLRVLSLIDEFTRQCISLTVARGLKSADIVAALDKAIAKHGAPEHIRSDNGPEFIATATKDYLESKRIKTLYIEPGSPWQNPHVESFHNRLQDECLKQEWFLSLTEARVVIENWRRKYNSQHPHSRLGFISPDAFAKLWHQTKAVLGSVRPTGSLHQALPQTITQPT is encoded by the coding sequence ATGGTAAGCCCGGGGCACAAGCGCGAAGCGGTGCGCGAGGTGGCCGAGTCGGGAACGTGCTCGTTACGGGCCGCCTGTCGGTATCTTCGTCTGCACTGGTCGAGCTTCTGCTACCGGGCTAAAACCGCCACCGACAAGATGGTTCGCCTCGTGCGTGCGATCATCGCGGTGAGCCGGACCAACCCGCGCTACGGTTATCGTCGCGTACGAGCGCTGCTGGCCAACGAAGGCTGGCAGGTCAGCCGCAAGCTGGTACAAAAGGTACGCCGGGCTGAAGGGCTGGGCGTGAAGCCGCCGCGCCCCCGGCAACGGCGTCAGGGCAAGTCCACCGGCAAGATCCCGACCGCGGCGACGCATCCGCGGCACGTGTGGAGTTGGGACTTCGTGGCGGATCGCACCGACAATGGAGCGCCTCTGCGGGTGCTCAGTCTGATCGACGAGTTTACCCGCCAGTGCATCAGCCTGACGGTGGCTCGCGGGCTGAAGTCAGCCGACATCGTCGCGGCCTTGGACAAAGCCATCGCCAAGCACGGTGCTCCCGAGCACATCCGTTCCGACAACGGGCCGGAGTTTATCGCTACGGCGACCAAGGACTACCTGGAATCCAAACGCATCAAAACCCTCTACATCGAGCCGGGCTCGCCCTGGCAAAACCCTCACGTGGAGAGCTTCCACAACCGCCTGCAGGACGAGTGCCTCAAGCAGGAGTGGTTCCTCTCCCTGACCGAAGCGCGCGTCGTCATCGAAAACTGGCGACGCAAATACAACAGCCAGCATCCGCACAGCCGTTTGGGCTTTATATCCCCCGACGCCTTTGCCAAACTCTGGCATCAAACCAAGGCAGTGCTTGGCTCCGTTCGCCCTACGGGCTCACTGCACCAAGCACTCCCGCAAACCATAACCCAACCAACATAA
- a CDS encoding LacI family DNA-binding transcriptional regulator — MRVTLLDIAKAAGVSVASVSMALRGRGNLSSATRERIKALAEEMGYVPDPALSSLSNYRKGNHVVKAAIGFVTSWPTRDGWKESFFLQKMHKGLVDEGLRFGYNIEDFWLGEKQMTAKRMSQIIFTRGIRGIVLPHQRKPRTRIKLEWDKFAVVAHRSALILPRFNYVSADEYQGVRLAFHHLRHHGYRVPGLIMSRTYDVLSANLWRAGYLVEVQAYHPKSVGIPVFYLEQDSDLNELKKWLFTYKPDVLLGANYVFSLLLQCGVSIPDELGFISLDLVNADGTIAGIDSNAELLGRHAVHMLHLDMQTSNFGVPEVVRGLNVDGSWVDGATL, encoded by the coding sequence ATGCGTGTAACTCTTTTAGATATTGCAAAAGCTGCAGGAGTGAGTGTCGCTTCGGTTTCCATGGCTTTGAGGGGGCGAGGCAATCTCTCTTCAGCCACACGCGAAAGAATCAAGGCGTTAGCTGAGGAGATGGGATATGTGCCAGATCCAGCTTTATCGTCATTGAGTAATTATCGAAAAGGAAATCATGTCGTAAAAGCAGCTATCGGATTTGTCACTTCTTGGCCTACGCGTGATGGTTGGAAGGAGTCATTTTTTTTGCAAAAAATGCACAAAGGTTTGGTGGATGAGGGGCTTCGGTTTGGTTACAATATTGAAGATTTTTGGCTAGGAGAGAAGCAGATGACTGCAAAGCGCATGTCTCAAATTATTTTTACTAGAGGCATTCGAGGTATTGTGTTACCGCATCAGCGTAAACCTAGAACGCGCATAAAACTTGAGTGGGATAAGTTCGCTGTTGTGGCTCATCGTTCTGCATTAATCTTGCCTAGATTTAATTATGTAAGTGCGGATGAATATCAAGGTGTGAGACTGGCATTTCATCACCTAAGGCATCACGGCTATCGTGTACCTGGACTGATTATGAGCCGTACTTATGATGTACTCTCTGCGAATCTTTGGCGTGCGGGTTATCTTGTCGAGGTTCAAGCTTATCATCCCAAGAGTGTTGGAATTCCAGTTTTCTATTTGGAGCAAGATTCTGATTTGAACGAGTTGAAGAAATGGTTGTTTACTTATAAACCGGATGTTTTGTTGGGCGCAAATTATGTATTCAGCTTGCTTCTGCAATGTGGCGTTTCCATCCCTGATGAGCTTGGTTTTATCTCGTTGGATTTGGTAAATGCAGATGGAACAATAGCAGGTATTGATTCTAATGCGGAATTATTAGGTAGGCATGCGGTGCATATGCTTCATCTTGATATGCAAACTTCTAATTTTGGAGTCCCGGAAGTTGTTCGTGGATTAAATGTTGATGGTAGTTGGGTTGATGGGGCGACTCTTTAA
- a CDS encoding GspE/PulE family protein, producing MALARIQAAIVNNLKDLNRLTQQQADQIIHTDKELSGDEVEKLLMKDFEISEFQLLVAKSQACGLSPFNAHHYRRDDRTFERLDQDFCKENKILPVGVVGDYMVIALANPFDLSVRNRVQEITRRKVHALLAIERDILHHLKSDDTPEIHVAEGFGDVVEALDIEFSMAESEIDDDADAEESAPIIQLANRIIEDAYYSGGSDIHIEPSEKSCRVRVRVDGVLNEKLTLPPKVAGALLARLKVMSNLDIAEKRLPQDGRIVFQQFTKKPINIDLRVSTAPLNHGEGAVMRILDKTKSTLPLTALGFEQENLTIYRDLITRPYGMILHCGPTGSGKSMTLYSALNEINSPEICIRTAEDPIEYTLNGLCQMQMQRKIGLTFANALRSFLRQDPDVILVGEIRDKETAGIAVEAALTGHMLFSTLHTNDAPSTIARLTDMGIEPFMLSASLVCVCAQRLMRRVCKTCRQSYEPVGRELDILGKALGWKEGDGNIYRANRTGCPSCNGKGYRGRIGIHELMQTTELLIEAINKEVETAEIKRIAMYTGMYTLHQDSLKKVRSGITTMEEAIATVPPDLEDLEAMAEEFQLKDQLKAKARADRKLQLGQGAESP from the coding sequence ATGGCTCTTGCACGCATCCAGGCCGCGATCGTCAACAATCTCAAGGACCTGAATCGCCTGACCCAGCAGCAGGCCGACCAGATCATCCATACCGACAAGGAGCTCTCCGGCGACGAAGTCGAAAAGCTCCTGATGAAGGACTTTGAGATCAGCGAGTTCCAATTACTGGTGGCCAAGAGCCAGGCCTGCGGGCTGAGCCCCTTTAACGCTCACCATTACCGGCGTGATGATCGGACCTTCGAAAGGCTCGATCAGGACTTTTGTAAGGAGAACAAAATCCTCCCCGTCGGTGTGGTCGGCGACTACATGGTCATCGCTCTGGCCAACCCTTTCGACCTCTCCGTTCGCAACCGGGTGCAGGAAATCACACGGCGCAAGGTACACGCCCTGCTGGCCATTGAGCGCGACATCCTGCACCACCTAAAATCAGACGACACGCCCGAAATCCACGTAGCCGAGGGCTTCGGTGATGTGGTCGAGGCGCTCGACATCGAGTTCTCGATGGCCGAGTCCGAGATCGACGACGATGCCGACGCCGAGGAGTCCGCCCCCATCATCCAGCTCGCCAACCGCATCATCGAGGATGCCTACTACTCCGGTGGCAGTGACATCCACATTGAGCCTTCGGAAAAAAGCTGCCGCGTGCGCGTGCGGGTGGACGGCGTACTCAACGAAAAACTCACCCTCCCGCCCAAAGTGGCCGGGGCGCTGCTGGCCCGCCTCAAGGTCATGTCCAACCTCGACATTGCCGAAAAACGCCTCCCCCAGGACGGGCGTATCGTTTTCCAGCAGTTTACCAAGAAGCCGATCAATATCGACCTTCGCGTCTCGACCGCCCCGCTCAACCACGGCGAGGGCGCGGTCATGCGTATCCTTGACAAGACCAAATCGACTTTGCCGCTGACGGCGCTCGGCTTTGAGCAGGAAAACCTCACCATTTACCGCGACCTGATTACGCGCCCCTACGGGATGATCCTGCATTGCGGCCCCACCGGTTCGGGTAAGTCGATGACGCTCTATTCCGCGCTCAACGAGATCAACTCGCCCGAAATCTGCATCCGCACCGCCGAGGACCCGATCGAGTACACGCTCAATGGGCTCTGCCAGATGCAGATGCAGCGCAAGATCGGGCTCACCTTTGCCAACGCGCTGCGCTCTTTCCTGCGTCAGGACCCAGATGTCATCCTGGTCGGGGAAATCCGCGACAAGGAAACCGCCGGGATCGCGGTCGAGGCCGCGCTGACCGGACACATGCTTTTCAGCACGCTTCACACGAACGACGCCCCGAGCACCATTGCCCGTCTGACGGACATGGGTATCGAGCCTTTCATGCTCTCGGCCTCGCTGGTCTGCGTCTGCGCCCAGCGGCTCATGCGCCGGGTCTGCAAAACCTGCCGCCAGTCCTACGAGCCGGTCGGGCGAGAGCTGGACATCCTCGGCAAGGCGCTTGGCTGGAAGGAGGGCGACGGCAACATCTACCGCGCCAACCGCACCGGCTGCCCGAGTTGCAACGGCAAGGGCTACCGTGGCCGAATCGGCATCCACGAGCTGATGCAGACAACCGAACTGCTCATTGAGGCGATCAACAAGGAAGTCGAAACCGCCGAGATCAAGCGCATCGCCATGTACACGGGCATGTACACGCTGCATCAGGACAGCCTGAAAAAAGTCCGCTCTGGCATCACCACGATGGAGGAAGCCATCGCCACCGTCCCGCCCGACCTCGAAGACCTCGAAGCCATGGCCGAGGAGTTCCAGCTCAAGGACCAGCTCAAGGCCAAAGCCCGCGCCGACCGCAAACTTCAGCTCGGCCAGGGGGCGGAGTCTCCATAG
- a CDS encoding sigma-54-dependent transcriptional regulator, producing the protein MPQKILVLDDEENYAKMLHSLLEQHHFLVDSATKPEVALRALQEHGYDLVISDYKMPVMDGADFLQKARQINPDLPVILVSGLMNTPELVKVANMSVTLVLEKPIDIQHFLGHVKRFVQPLAEEEFHRQKSLQAAQQDAVADREGRSYVRSYPNDSRYVADESAGMQMFLDEIWLSSREQAHVFIQAPSGVEFELLLREISRWQEQPADRLILVDVASDVSVRTRDYLRGLQPGFSPVVGVSGYAQASFERQEAWVDVFREVPEPFLFVHLIDESLFFEGSPRINPELKELLLEKHSVWPPLKERLSDLAVYTQYLLRTHAEKSARPGRANLSGNALACLLGYDWPGNYRELSDVIRRTVALAEEGPVTGAQLAAILTRLGRTAPDGDILTLKQYLRREQNALLTLMLQDSDEDLGKLLQRLGVEPALASAARKPHELGLLYPELLSPSA; encoded by the coding sequence ATGCCGCAGAAGATACTCGTACTCGACGACGAAGAAAATTACGCAAAAATGCTGCATTCCCTATTGGAGCAGCATCACTTTCTCGTCGATTCCGCGACCAAGCCAGAGGTGGCTCTGCGGGCCTTGCAGGAACATGGTTACGACCTGGTGATTTCCGATTACAAGATGCCGGTCATGGACGGAGCGGACTTCCTCCAGAAGGCCCGCCAGATCAATCCCGACCTGCCCGTGATCCTCGTCTCCGGCCTGATGAACACACCCGAACTGGTCAAGGTCGCCAATATGAGCGTGACCCTGGTGCTGGAAAAACCCATCGACATCCAGCACTTCCTCGGGCACGTGAAGCGTTTCGTTCAGCCTTTGGCGGAAGAGGAATTTCACCGCCAAAAAAGCCTCCAGGCCGCACAGCAGGACGCTGTGGCCGACCGCGAAGGGCGCAGCTACGTGCGCAGTTACCCCAATGACAGCCGCTATGTGGCGGACGAGTCCGCGGGTATGCAGATGTTTCTGGATGAGATCTGGCTCTCGTCCCGCGAGCAGGCCCATGTCTTTATCCAGGCCCCGTCCGGAGTCGAGTTTGAGCTGCTGCTGCGAGAGATTTCCCGCTGGCAGGAGCAGCCGGCGGACCGCCTCATCCTCGTCGATGTCGCCTCCGATGTTTCCGTGCGCACGCGGGATTACCTGCGCGGACTGCAACCGGGCTTCAGTCCGGTGGTAGGCGTGTCCGGCTATGCGCAGGCCAGCTTCGAACGGCAGGAGGCCTGGGTAGATGTCTTTCGCGAAGTGCCCGAGCCCTTCCTTTTCGTCCATTTGATCGATGAATCGCTTTTCTTCGAGGGATCGCCCAGGATCAACCCCGAGCTGAAAGAGCTTTTACTGGAAAAGCACAGTGTTTGGCCCCCGCTGAAAGAGCGCCTGAGCGACCTGGCCGTTTACACGCAGTACCTGCTGCGCACGCACGCTGAGAAGTCCGCTCGTCCGGGGCGCGCGAATCTCTCCGGCAACGCCTTGGCATGCCTGCTCGGCTATGATTGGCCGGGTAACTACCGTGAGCTTTCGGATGTGATCCGGCGCACGGTTGCCCTGGCCGAGGAAGGCCCGGTAACGGGCGCTCAGCTTGCGGCTATCCTGACCCGACTGGGGCGTACAGCTCCGGACGGCGATATACTGACGCTGAAGCAATACCTGCGCCGCGAGCAGAATGCGCTTTTGACGCTCATGCTTCAGGACTCCGACGAGGATTTGGGCAAGCTCCTCCAGCGTCTCGGTGTCGAGCCCGCCCTGGCCTCCGCCGCGCGCAAGCCCCATGAGCTCGGTTTGCTTTATCCCGAATTACTGAGCCCGTCCGCCTAG
- a CDS encoding transposase produces the protein MKRKRYTEEQIVALLREADEGRSVDDVCREHNVSKASFHRWKSKYGQMELRDVKRLKELERENAELKKLVADQLLNIKVLEQVNAKKW, from the coding sequence ATGAAACGAAAGAGATACACCGAAGAGCAAATCGTGGCGCTCCTGCGCGAGGCAGACGAAGGCCGCAGCGTGGACGATGTTTGCCGCGAGCACAATGTGAGCAAAGCGAGCTTCCATCGTTGGAAGAGCAAGTACGGACAGATGGAGCTGCGCGATGTGAAGCGTCTGAAGGAGCTTGAGCGCGAGAACGCCGAGCTGAAGAAACTGGTGGCCGACCAGCTTTTGAACATCAAAGTACTGGAGCAGGTAAACGCAAAAAAATGGTAA
- a CDS encoding rolling circle replication-associated protein — MIHKFDGQRIWLNLPDGTQQRFGPPTQGELKKNFALEKNIEYMANHFRLERLGFLTLTFADNVTDFREAQRHFNSFRSNILGKNFEASVVVVEPQKRGAVHYHLVVVCQTDIRTGFDFTAFRECQNEYRTNGKAARFYALLKQYASTASPELRHLWAHLREVAGHYGFGRCELLPIRSNAEGIAKYVGKYLEKGSQFRGEQFKGARMVRYSRGWRAVSQSFAWLDTGREWRKLVAQLAHILGCESMDALCLRLGKKWAYHALNLLKSFPDATPLELAIVLGGQAKALRNSRKVKAPQSFNQGSSFLTAEGSIALNFGL, encoded by the coding sequence ATGATCCACAAGTTTGACGGGCAACGGATCTGGCTCAACCTGCCGGACGGGACACAGCAGCGCTTTGGTCCCCCCACTCAGGGTGAACTCAAAAAGAACTTCGCGCTGGAAAAGAATATCGAGTACATGGCCAATCACTTCAGGCTCGAACGGTTGGGCTTCCTGACCCTGACCTTTGCCGACAACGTGACAGACTTTCGCGAAGCGCAACGCCACTTCAATTCGTTCCGCTCAAACATCCTTGGCAAGAACTTCGAGGCCTCGGTTGTCGTGGTCGAACCCCAGAAACGCGGGGCTGTGCATTACCATCTGGTGGTTGTCTGCCAGACGGATATTCGCACAGGCTTTGATTTTACGGCTTTTCGGGAGTGTCAGAACGAATACCGCACCAACGGCAAGGCTGCCCGTTTTTATGCGCTGCTTAAGCAATACGCCTCCACGGCTTCCCCTGAACTGCGTCACCTTTGGGCACACCTGCGAGAAGTGGCCGGACACTACGGCTTTGGCCGGTGCGAACTCCTGCCCATCCGCTCCAACGCCGAAGGCATTGCCAAGTACGTCGGCAAATACCTGGAGAAGGGCAGCCAGTTCCGGGGCGAGCAATTCAAGGGTGCTCGCATGGTCCGCTATTCGCGGGGCTGGCGTGCCGTCTCACAAAGTTTCGCATGGCTCGATACCGGCAGGGAGTGGCGTAAGCTCGTCGCCCAGCTCGCTCACATCCTCGGGTGCGAGTCAATGGATGCCCTCTGCCTTCGCCTCGGCAAGAAATGGGCCTATCACGCCCTGAATCTCCTCAAGTCGTTCCCCGATGCCACACCGCTGGAGCTGGCGATTGTCTTGGGAGGGCAGGCGAAAGCATTACGCAACAGCCGCAAGGTGAAAGCGCCTCAAAGCTTTAATCAGGGCAGTAGTTTCCTTACCGCTGAGGGGAGTATTGCGCTTAATTTTGGTCTGTAG
- a CDS encoding BrnT family toxin has translation MAFEWDENKNAINQAKHGISFQEAQQLWDDAGLIVLPSRFPDEDRFLAIGAIDSKHWTAIFTERGEDIRIISVRRARQNERDLYEQHQPR, from the coding sequence GTGGCCTTTGAATGGGATGAGAACAAGAACGCGATCAATCAGGCAAAGCACGGCATCAGCTTTCAGGAAGCCCAACAGCTTTGGGACGATGCCGGACTGATTGTGTTGCCTTCGCGCTTCCCGGACGAAGACCGCTTTTTGGCCATCGGAGCCATTGATTCAAAACACTGGACAGCAATTTTTACCGAACGCGGGGAAGACATACGCATTATCAGCGTGCGTCGTGCCCGCCAGAACGAAAGGGACCTCTATGAGCAGCACCAACCGCGATAA
- a CDS encoding cation diffusion facilitator family transporter, with translation MEKKQEGLRITWLSVWMNISLGALKCVVGFFAHSSALIADGLHSLVDLSTDVVALFGLKMAAKPRDDNHPYGHHRFSSLCSLFIGLALLGFCAGLIISSVHELIDGDATDPTWPALAAAAASLAAKEWLFLRTRSIARREKSRLLMANALHHRTDSLSSALVLVALIAILIAGPQLAFLDKLVGIILGGWLGVEAVKIIAQTCNDLLDAAPSREVINDIREHILPVPGAVGYHQFRARRVGDMIDVDLHLQVNGSLSVDEGHEIARRVRENILSRHSEVIDVLIHVEPDSEEHLRQYGVSDLDQSDKPVP, from the coding sequence ATGGAGAAAAAGCAAGAGGGTCTGCGCATAACCTGGCTCAGCGTCTGGATGAATATCTCGCTGGGGGCACTCAAGTGTGTAGTCGGCTTTTTCGCGCACTCCTCCGCGCTCATCGCCGACGGCCTGCATTCGCTGGTGGACCTCTCGACCGACGTGGTGGCCCTCTTCGGCCTGAAAATGGCGGCCAAACCCCGCGACGACAACCACCCCTACGGCCACCACCGCTTTTCCAGCCTGTGCTCGCTTTTCATCGGGCTGGCTCTACTGGGCTTCTGCGCGGGGTTGATTATCAGCTCTGTCCACGAACTGATCGACGGTGACGCCACCGACCCGACCTGGCCCGCTTTGGCGGCGGCAGCAGCCTCGCTCGCGGCCAAGGAGTGGCTCTTTCTGCGCACCCGCAGCATCGCCCGCAGGGAAAAGTCCCGCCTGCTCATGGCCAACGCCCTGCACCACCGCACAGACTCGCTTTCCTCGGCCCTCGTGCTCGTCGCGCTGATCGCGATTCTCATCGCCGGACCGCAGTTGGCCTTCCTTGACAAGCTCGTCGGGATCATCCTCGGCGGCTGGCTCGGCGTGGAGGCGGTAAAAATCATCGCCCAGACCTGCAATGACCTGCTCGACGCCGCCCCCTCCCGTGAAGTTATCAACGACATTCGCGAGCACATCCTGCCCGTACCGGGCGCGGTCGGCTACCACCAGTTCCGGGCACGCCGGGTGGGTGACATGATCGACGTAGACCTGCACCTGCAAGTCAATGGCAGCCTGAGCGTGGACGAAGGCCATGAAATCGCCCGCCGGGTCCGCGAGAACATCCTTTCCCGCCACAGTGAAGTCATTGACGTTCTGATACATGTGGAGCCAGACAGCGAGGAGCATCTGCGCCAGTACGGAGTCTCCGACCTCGACCAGTCCGACAAGCCCGTGCCATAG
- a CDS encoding type II secretion system protein, whose product MRTYTISRHRYSAFTLLELLVSIAVIAILAAIIISAMGKVSSRARSVKCQNNLRQVALATLTYSNESGGSLAPMMSQDWASYGGEKYPDAPLNRYLDLHSDVFLCDGDIEWQTGIYDYQKTSYAVNQALYFNGDAGFIVGEGPKLINIEYPSRTILYGETLMYQDPRGFTWNTTSWHGDHGSHLVNVVMVDASVATFVPESSPRSGVFSDGWADADRRYRWK is encoded by the coding sequence ATGAGAACGTACACCATCAGTCGTCATCGTTATTCAGCTTTTACGCTTTTAGAACTGCTCGTTTCAATTGCAGTTATAGCGATTCTAGCAGCAATCATCATCTCAGCTATGGGTAAAGTCTCCAGTCGAGCACGTAGTGTGAAGTGTCAAAACAATCTTAGGCAGGTTGCTTTAGCAACGTTAACTTATTCTAACGAGAGTGGCGGATCACTCGCACCAATGATGTCGCAGGACTGGGCATCTTATGGCGGTGAGAAGTACCCTGATGCGCCTCTGAATAGATACCTGGATCTACATTCAGACGTATTCTTATGCGACGGTGACATAGAATGGCAGACTGGAATTTATGATTACCAGAAAACGAGTTATGCGGTAAACCAAGCATTATATTTTAATGGTGATGCTGGTTTTATTGTCGGGGAGGGTCCTAAGCTTATTAACATTGAGTATCCATCCAGAACTATTCTGTATGGCGAGACTCTAATGTATCAGGATCCTCGCGGCTTTACGTGGAACACGACATCATGGCATGGCGATCACGGCTCACACCTCGTAAATGTTGTTATGGTAGATGCTTCTGTTGCTACGTTTGTGCCAGAGTCCAGTCCTAGGTCTGGAGTGTTCTCAGATGGTTGGGCAGATGCAGATCGAAGGTATCGCTGGAAGTGA